In one window of Macadamia integrifolia cultivar HAES 741 chromosome 2, SCU_Mint_v3, whole genome shotgun sequence DNA:
- the LOC122071894 gene encoding dicarboxylate transporter 2, chloroplastic-like — MESLAYSSSISFVSSCSRISLSRRYLSSSSCKSPIYTYRPIEGLRSYSSFSSSSSSVSAVIGPQSRFSLLSPNPFDPLLKTHRTQKLIQASSSSGDKVQTAGSAPQGAKHVPLAISVAIGVIVRFFVPKPVEVTPQAWQLLAIFLSTIAGLVLNPLPVGAWAFLGLTTSIVTKTLTFSTAFSAFTSEVIWLIVISFFFARGFVKTGLGDRIATYFVKWLGKSTLGLSYGLTISEALIAPAMPSTTARAGGVFLPIIKSLSLSAGSRPGDPSSKKLGSYLVQSQFQSSANSSALFLTAAAQNLLCLKLAEELGVKIASPWVSWFKAASLPAFVALLVTPFILYKLCPPETKDTPDAPAMATKRLEQMGPVTRNEWVMVGTMVLAVSLWVFGEALGIASVVAAMLGLSILLLLGVLDWDDCLSEKSAWDTLAWFAVLVGMAGELTNLGIVTWMSDCVAKSLQCLSLSWPAAFGVLQAAYFFIHYLFASQTGHVGALFSAFLAMHLAYGVPGVLAALALAYNTNLFGAITHYSSGQAAVYYGAGYVDLPDIFKVGFIMALVNATIWGVVGGFWWKFLGLY; from the exons ATGGAGAGCTTAGCCTACTCTTCATCCATCTCCTTCGTCTCCTCTTGTTCTCGCATTTCTCTTTCTCGAAGATATCTCTCTTCTTCGTCCTGCAAATCTCCAATCTACACATATCGACCAATTGAAGGTCTCAGATcttactcttctttttcttcttcttcgtcttctgtGTCTGCTGTCATTGGTCCTCAATCTCGATTCTCTCTTTTGAGCCCTAATCCATTCGATCCTCTTTTGAAGACGCACAGAACTCAGAAGCTCATTCAAGCCTCTTCGAGCTCCGGTGATAAGGTACAGACCGCTGGTTCTGCTCCTCAAGGAGCGAAACACGTCCCCTTGGCGATCTCGGTGGCCATTGGAGTGATTGTTCGTTTCTTCGTTCCTAAACCAGTTGAAGTCACTCCCCAAGCATGGCAATTGCTTGCGATCTTCTTATCGACGATAGCGGGACTCGTGCTGAATCCTCTGCCCGTTGGTGCTTGGGCTTTCCTCGGTCTCACAACCTCGATTGTTACGAAAACGCTTACTTTTTCGACTGCGTTTTCCGCTTTCACGAGTGAGGTGATTTGGCTTATCGTTATATCGTTTTTCTTTGCTCGTGGGTTCGTGAAGACGGGGCTTGGGGATCGAATTGCGACTTACTTTGTGAAGTGGCTGGGGAAGAGTACTTTGGGGTTGTCTTATGGGTTGACCATAAGTGAAGCTCTTATTGCCCCGGCTATGCCAAGTACGACTGCGAGAGCTGGGGGTGTGTTCTTGCCAATTATTAAGTCGCTGTCGCTTTCTGCTGGTAGCAGACCCGGTGATCCGTCTTCAAAGAAGCTTGGCTCCTATCTGGTTCAGTCACAGTTCCAG TCCTCTGCAAACTCAAGTGCTCTTTTCCTAACTGCTGCAGCTCAAAACCTGCTTTGCCTCAAGTTAGCTGAGGAACTTGGGGTCAAAATTGCCAGCCCGTGGGTTTCCTGGTTCAAGGCTGCTAGTTTGCCTGCATTTGTTGCTCTTCTAGTTACCCCATTCATCCTTTATAAGCTCTGTCCTCCTGAAACCAAGGACACACCAGACGCCCCTGCTATGGCTACAAAGAGGCTGGAGCAGATGGGTCCTGTCACAAGAAATGAATGGGTTATGGTTGGCACGATGGTTCTTGCCGTCTCATTATGGGTCTTCGG GGAGGCTCTTGGCATAGCAAGTGTTGTCGCTGCAATGCTTGGTTTATCCATACTTCTGTTGTTGGGAGTCCTGGATTGGGATGATTGCTTAAGTGAGAAGTCTGCTTGGGATACTTTGGCATGGTTTGCAGTTCTGGTAGGGATGGCAGGCGAACTGACAAACCTTGGTATTGTAACATGGATGTCCGATTGTGTGGCCAAATCCCTTCAGTGTTTGTCATTGAGCTGGCCAGCCGCATTTGGTGTTCTCCAGGCTGCTTACTTCTTCATTCACTACTTATTTGCAAGTCAGACCGGTCATGTAGGAGCTTTGTTCTCTGCATTTCTTGCCATGCATTTAGCATATGGAGTTCCTGGTGTTTTGGCAGCACTGGCTTTGGCATACAACACAAATCTATTTGGAGCAATAACTCATTATAGCAGTGGTCAGGCAGCAGTGTACTATGGAG CGGGCTATGTGGACCTTCCTGATATTTTCAAAGTAGGATTTATCATGGCCCTTGTAAATGCTACCATCTGGGGAGTTGTTGGAGGTTTCTGGTGGAAATTTTTGGGCCTCTACTGA
- the LOC122071981 gene encoding homeobox-leucine zipper protein ATHB-6-like has product MKRLASSDSLGAFISVCPSSEEKGSSHVYRRGFQSMLDGLDDGDCVEESGQISEKKRRLSVDQVKALERNFEVENKLEPERKVKLAQDLGLQPRQVAVWFQNRRARWKTKQLERDYNVLKANYDSLKLNFEALQQDKEALLAEIRELKAKTQEDNTESNVSAAKEEEILISESVDNRVVTEQSQISMAAAGLGGSETAEPNQDCNNNTAYGSSDSDSSAILNEDNCPNAAISSSGVFQQQQLLISPAPSSLRFNCSSTTSSPSPTSLNCFPFSDSRLGSKNPQKACQQPQYVKMEEHNFFGAEEHCNFFSDEQAPTLHWYCLDQWN; this is encoded by the exons ATGAAGAGACTTGCTAGCTCAGATTCATTGGGTGCTTTCATCTCCGTTTGCCCATCTTCAG AGGAGAAAGGCAGCTCCCATGTTTACCGGAGAGGATTTCAGTCCATGCTGGATGGCTTAGACGATGGAGATTGTGTTGAAGAATCTGGTCAGATCTCTGAGAAGAAGAGGCGATTGAGCGTAGATCAAGTGAAAGCCTTGGAGAGGAATTTTGAAGTCGAGAACAAGCTTGAACCAGAGAGGAAAGTGAAGCTAGCCCAGGATCTAGGCTTGCAGCCTCGACAAGTGGCCGTTTGGTTTCAGAACCGTAGAGCCCGGTGGAAGACCAAGCAATTGGAGAGAGATTACAACGTTTTGAAGGCCAATTACGATTCTCTTAAGCTCAATTTCGAAGCCCTCCAACAAGACAAAGAAGCTTTACTTGCAGAG ATTAGGGAGCTGAAAGCGAAGACCCAAGAAGATAACACAGAGAGCAATGTCTCAGCAgctaaagaagaagagatccTGATCTCGGAATCTGTTGataacagagttgtaactgaACAGAGTCAGATCTCCATGGCTGCTGCTGGGCTTGGAGGATCTGAGACAGCTGAACCAAACCAAGATTGCAACAACAATACTGCTTATGGATCTTCCGACAGCGATTCGAGTGCGATCTTAAACGAAGACAATTGCCCAAATGCGGCaatttcttcatctggagtgttTCAGCAACAACAATTACTGATCTCTCCAGCTCCGTCTTCACTGAGATTCAACTGCTCTTCAACAACATCTTCTCCATCACCCACTTCGCTCAATTGCTTCCCGTTCTCAGATTCAAGATTGGGTTCAAAGAATCCACAGAAAGCGTGTCAACAACCGCAGTATGTGAAAATGGAAGAACACAATTTCTTTGGTGCTGAGGAGCACTgcaatttcttctctgatgaaCAAGCTCCCACCCTTCATTGGTACTGCCTTGATCAGTGGAACTAA